From Equus przewalskii isolate Varuska chromosome 7, EquPr2, whole genome shotgun sequence, one genomic window encodes:
- the TRIAP1 gene encoding TP53-regulated inhibitor of apoptosis 1, with protein MTSECAASAAAAMNSVGEACTDMKREYDQCFNRWFAEKFLKGDGSGDPCTDLFKRYQQCVQKAIKEKEIPIEGLEFMGRGKEKPESSS; from the exons ATGACATCAGAGTGCGCCGCCTCTGCCGCCGCCGCCATGAACAGCGTAGGGGAGGCTTGCACGGACATGAAGCGTGAGTACGACCAGTGCTTCAATCGCTGGTTTGCCGAGAAGTTCCTCAAGGGCGACGGCTCCGGGGACCCGTGCACCGACCTCTTCAAGCGCTACCAGCAGTGTGTTCAG AAAGCAATAAAGGAGAAGGAGATTCCCATTGAAGGACTGGAGTTCATGGGACGTGGCAAAGAAAAGCCGGAAAGCTCTTCTTGA
- the COX6A1 gene encoding cytochrome c oxidase subunit 6A1, mitochondrial, with product MGASFGACGPAPKATFLLPLPALRRSRSKMAAAAASRVSGLLGRSRAQLGRPMSSGAHGEEGSARMWKALTYFVALPGVGVSMLNVFLKSHQGEHERPEFVAYPHLRIRSKPFPWGDGNHTLFHNSHVNPLPTGYEDE from the exons ATGGGCGCTTCCTTTGGAGCTTGTGGTCCCGCCCCCAAGGCCACTTTTCTGCTTCCGCTTCCGGCGCTGCGGCGGTCTAGATCGAAGATGGCTGCGGCAGCTGCGTCCCGGGTTTCTGGGCTGCTGGGTCGGTCCCGGGCACAGCTTGGGCGGCCTATGTCGAGTGGCGCCCACGGCGAGGAGGGCTCAG CTCGCATGTGGAAGGCCCTCACCTACTTCGTCGCGCTCCCCGGGGTGGGGGTGAGCATGCTGAATGTCTTCCTGAAGTCGCACCAAGGGGAGCACGAGAGACCCGAGTTCGTCGCCTACCCCCATCTCCGCATCAGGTCCAAG CCCTTTCCTTGGGGAGATGGTAACCATACTCTATTCCATAACTCTCATGTGAATCCGCTTCCAACCGGCTATGAAGATGAATAA